In the genome of Xanthomonas hortorum pv. pelargonii, the window AAGGTATGCACGCCACTGGCGCGCAAGCAGCGCCTTATCGCCCCGAAGGGAGAGGGGCTTTGATCCCTTCTCCCGCCGGGAGAAGGTGGCGCGTAGCGCCGGATGGGGAGGGGCTTCATCTCGCTTGCGCTGTTTGGTCCAACTCACACCGTCTCGCCGAACGCCTTGGCCAGGTTGCGGTACGCCTTCTTCTGCACATCGTCGGTGGGCGCCGGTGCAAGAATCTCCAGCTCCACGATCTGATCGCCCGGGGTGGTGCCCGGCAAGCCGCGGCCACGCAGGCGCAACTTGCGGCCGGCGTCCGACTCGGCCGGCACCTTCAACTCCACCGACCCGCCCAGGGTCGGCACGCTGATGGTGGTGCCCAGCGCGGCCTGCCAGGGCGTGACCTGCAACGTGTACAGGATGTTGCGCCCGTCCACCTCGAACTGCGGGTGCGCGGCGTATTCGATCTCCAGCAGTAGATTGCCGCCACCATTGCCCTGCCCGCTCAGGCGGATCACCTGGCCGGGCTGGACGCCCTTGGGCACGCGCACGTCCAGCTGCTTGCCGTTGATGGTGATGCGCACGCTGTCGCCGGCATAGACCGCTTCCAGCGGCACCGCCAGCTTGGCGCGGGTGTCGCCACGCGTTTGCGGGCCGGGACCTGCACCGGGCCCTGCACCCGGGCCACGCGGGCGGCCGCCGCGCTGGCCGGCGAACAGGCTTTCGAAGAAATCGCTGAAGCCGCCACCGGCGCCGCCGTTGCCGAATACTTCATCGTACTCGTAGCCCTGGCCGCCGTTGTAGTTGGGCGGGGCCTGGAACTCGTCACCCGGGCGGAAACCCTGCGCCTTGAGCTGGTCGTAGGCCTTGCGCTTTTGCGGGTCGCGCAGCGCCTCGTAGGCTTCGTTGATCGCCTTGAACTTGTCTTCCGCACCGGCTTCCTTGCTGACGTCGGGGTGGTACTTGCGGGCGAGTCGGCGGTAGGCCGTCTTGATCTCCGCATCGCCCGCGCTGGGCTCGACGCCCAGCGTTGCGTAGTAATCCTTGAATTCCATCTAATCACCTCTGGAAAAAAACGGCCCGCAGCCAAGGCCACGAGCCAGTCATATCGCAGCCGGGCGGGCAACCGCACCTATTCTACGGTGCGGTTGCCGCCGGGGAGCGAAGCCGATGACTTCGCTCCAGGTTCGTCGCCTTACTGCACCGTGCCGCCGCTGGCGCCCTGGCCGTTGCCGACCTGGATACGGCGCGGGGTGGCCGCCGGGCGCTTGGGAATGCGAATTTCCAGCACGCCGTTGTGTCCAGCCGCGGTGATGCCGTCCGGGTCGGCACTGTCGGGCAGCGCGAAGCGGCGGTGGAAGCTGCCGTAACGACGCTCGATGCGCGAGAAACGCTCGGTCTCGGTGCTGGACTCACTGTTGCGCTCGCCCTTGATCGACAGGATGCCCTTGTCCATCTGCACCTCGATCTGGCTCGGGTCGATGCCGGGCAGATCGGCGTACAACACGAAGTGGTTGGGTTCTTCCTTGATGTCCACGCGCGGCACCCACTGGGCGGTCACCACCGCCGATTCGTCGGTGTCGCCGTTGTGCTCGAAGAAACGGTCGAACACATGCTTGATCTCGTTTTGCAGGGCGTGGGTGGGCCACTGTGGATAACGAACGATGTTCATTGCGAGCCTCCATTAGGTTGGGTGAAGGGCCGGCCGCTCCGGCGCGCCATCGCGCCGGCCATGTGCGTCAGATAGGCGTCTCGCTGCGGATTTCAAGCGTGTTGACGCGCTTTTCCCTTGTCCTTTTCTAGAATTCGTTCAGCCACAGGAGCACGCCGCATGACCATCCACGTTGGTGACCGCATCCCCGAAATCGTGCTCAAGCGCTTGCGTGAGGGGATCGAAACAGTCGACACCCATACCTTGTTCGCAGACCGCAAGGTGCTGCTGTTCGCGGTGCCGGGCGCGTTCACCCCGACCTGTTCGGCCAAGCACCTGCCGGGCTATGTGGAGCACTTCGAGCAGTTCCGCAAACGCGGCATCGAAGTGCTATGCACCGCCGTCAACGACCCGTTTGTGATGCAGGCCTGGGGCCGCAGCCAGCTGATCCCCGATGGCCTGCACATGCTACCCGATGGCAATGCCGACCTGGCCCGCGCGCTGGGCCTGGAAGTGGATGCCAGCAGCTCGGGCATGGGCCTGCGCTCGCGTCGCTACGCGCTGTATGCCGACGATGCGGTGGTGAAAGCCCTGTTCGTCGAAGAACCCGGCGAATTCAAGGTGTCTGCGGCCGATTACGTGCTGCAGCACCTGCCCGATTGATGCATTGATTCCCCCGCCCACTCAGAAGGAAAACGGCCAGCCATGTCTACCCAGCCAGCCAAGCAACTCCCCGCCGGTATCACCGACACCGCCACCTTGCGCAGCCGCGCACGCCAGAGCATCGAAGACGGTGCCATCACCGAGAGCTACCACGCCGACCGCGAGGCGGTGATCGACCTGCTCAACACCGCACTGGCCACCGAATACGTGTGCACGCTGCGCTACTACCGCCACTACTTCATGGCCAAGGGCATGCTTGCCGACGCGGTGAAGGGCGAGTTCCTGG includes:
- a CDS encoding DnaJ C-terminal domain-containing protein, which produces MEFKDYYATLGVEPSAGDAEIKTAYRRLARKYHPDVSKEAGAEDKFKAINEAYEALRDPQKRKAYDQLKAQGFRPGDEFQAPPNYNGGQGYEYDEVFGNGGAGGGFSDFFESLFAGQRGGRPRGPGAGPGAGPGPQTRGDTRAKLAVPLEAVYAGDSVRITINGKQLDVRVPKGVQPGQVIRLSGQGNGGGNLLLEIEYAAHPQFEVDGRNILYTLQVTPWQAALGTTISVPTLGGSVELKVPAESDAGRKLRLRGRGLPGTTPGDQIVELEILAPAPTDDVQKKAYRNLAKAFGETV
- a CDS encoding Hsp20/alpha crystallin family protein, with the translated sequence MNIVRYPQWPTHALQNEIKHVFDRFFEHNGDTDESAVVTAQWVPRVDIKEEPNHFVLYADLPGIDPSQIEVQMDKGILSIKGERNSESSTETERFSRIERRYGSFHRRFALPDSADPDGITAAGHNGVLEIRIPKRPAATPRRIQVGNGQGASGGTVQ
- a CDS encoding peroxiredoxin; this translates as MTIHVGDRIPEIVLKRLREGIETVDTHTLFADRKVLLFAVPGAFTPTCSAKHLPGYVEHFEQFRKRGIEVLCTAVNDPFVMQAWGRSQLIPDGLHMLPDGNADLARALGLEVDASSSGMGLRSRRYALYADDAVVKALFVEEPGEFKVSAADYVLQHLPD